A window of Hyperolius riggenbachi isolate aHypRig1 chromosome 1, aHypRig1.pri, whole genome shotgun sequence contains these coding sequences:
- the SPRY1 gene encoding protein sprouty homolog 1: protein MELQSQHGTSGSLMVIQQPSLDSRQRLEYEREAQPSTILSLDQIKALRSRNEYTEGPSMVRKPGPKTAPRNTKQERTHEIIPVNVNNNNEHRPPHPPHTGHAYVTRAPVLSRSTSTGSAASSGSTNSASSEQELLGQSPAPRNSSGHRMDRVVLMQPKPTALVVDDLKSSIKLDSTQHRFICEQCGKCKCADCTAPRTLPSCLACNRQCLCSVESMVEYSTCMCLVKAAFYHCSNDDEGDSCADNPCSCTQSHCCSRYLCMGAMSLFLPCLLFYPLAKGCLKLCRGCYDRVNRPGCRCKNSNTVYCKLDEVPRGQGKPS, encoded by the coding sequence ATGGAGCTACAAAGTCAACATGGCACTAGCGGTTCATTAATGGTCATCCAGCAACCCTCTTTAGACAGCAGGCAAAGGTTGGAATATGAGAGGGAGGCTCAACCATCAACAATCTTGTCTTTGGACCAGATCAAAGCTCTTCGGAGCAGGAATGAATACACAGAGGGCCCATCCATGGTGAGGAAACCTGGGCCAAAAACTGCACCAAGGAACACTAAGCAGGAGAGGACTCATGAGATCATACCGGTTAATGTGAATAATAACAATGAGCACAGACCCCCTCACCCGCCTCACACAGGGCATGCGTATGTTACAAGGGCTCCTGTGCTCAGTAGGTCCACCAGCACAGGAAGTGCAGCAAGTTCTGGTAGCACAAATAGTGCCTCTTCTGAACAAGAACTTTTAGGACAATCTCCAGCTCCAAGAAACAGCTCTGGTCACAGGATGGACAGGGTAGTTCTGATGCAACCCAAGCCTACTGCGTTGGTTGTAGATGACTTAAAAAGTTCTATAAAATTAGACTCTACGCAGCACAGATTTATATGTGAACAGTGTGGGAAGTGCAAGTGTGCAGACTGCACGGCTCCAAGGACCCTACCGTCATGTTTGGCATGCAACCGTCAGTGTCTCTGCTCTGTCGAGAGCATGGTGGAATACAGCACTTGCATGTGCCTGGTTAAGGCGGCTTTCTACCACTGTTCAAATGATGATGAGGGGGACTCGTGTGCGGATAACCCTTGCTCTTGCACCCAGTCTCACTGCTGCTCTAGATACTTGTGCATGGGAGCAATGTCCTTGTTCCTGCCATGCTTGCTCTTCTACCCTCTTGCCAAGGGATGTCTAAAACTGTGTCGTGGTTGTTATGACAGAGTAAATCGCCCTGGTTGTCGGTGCAAGAACTCTAATACTGTGTACTGCAAACTGGATGAGGTTCCCCGGGGCCAGGGCAAGCCCTCCTGA